One part of the Alistipes onderdonkii genome encodes these proteins:
- a CDS encoding ABC transporter ATP-binding protein: MLKVENLKKVFRTEEIETIALNGVTFEVKEGEFVAVMGPSGCGKSTLLNILGLLDNPTSGSYTLLDHEVAGFKEKDRTKFRKGNIGFVFQSFNLIDELNVFENVELPLIYMRVKASERKRRVNEILSRMNISHRAEHFPQQLSGGQQQRVAIARAVVSNPKLILADEPTGNLDSKNGREVMELLSELNREGTTVIMVTHSQHDSTYAHRVLHLFDGELVKDLANKL; this comes from the coding sequence ATGCTGAAAGTTGAGAACCTCAAGAAGGTTTTCCGTACCGAAGAGATCGAGACCATCGCACTGAACGGCGTGACGTTCGAAGTGAAGGAGGGTGAATTCGTCGCCGTCATGGGTCCCTCGGGCTGCGGCAAGTCCACGCTGCTCAATATCCTGGGGCTTCTGGACAATCCCACCTCGGGCAGCTATACGCTGCTCGACCACGAGGTCGCCGGGTTCAAGGAGAAAGACCGCACGAAATTCCGCAAGGGGAATATCGGGTTTGTCTTCCAGTCGTTCAACCTGATCGACGAACTGAATGTCTTCGAGAACGTCGAGCTGCCGTTGATCTACATGCGCGTCAAGGCGTCTGAGCGCAAGCGTCGTGTCAACGAGATCCTGAGCCGCATGAATATTTCGCACCGCGCCGAACACTTCCCCCAGCAACTCTCGGGCGGACAGCAGCAACGTGTGGCCATCGCCCGTGCCGTGGTGTCGAACCCCAAGCTGATCCTGGCCGACGAGCCCACGGGTAACCTCGACTCGAAGAACGGCCGCGAGGTGATGGAACTGCTTTCGGAGCTGAACCGCGAGGGTACGACCGTCATCATGGTGACCCACTCGCAGCACGATTCGACTTACGCGCACCGGGTGCTGCACCTGTTCGACGGCGAGCTGGTCAAGGATCTCGCCAACAAACTGTAA
- a CDS encoding ABC transporter permease yields the protein MKIAFRNFLTTLRRYKISSLLNVIGLTLAFTAFYVIMTQVWWELGYNRSLHEADRIYLVENEDWYEPGKWSSWLNRPVPERVIASTAGVEVGGCMWGGFGSGTCWTSNEPSFGYNKFSASCGSVSLPFLDVFAFRSVEGDVHDLGKPKSVIVSREAAERMRVGVGSLIWVDTDEPQPDGAMEVVAVFEDFPDNSLLGECEVVKNLGETNLYTTSEWSFNYFVKFRPGADPDEFARQWTNVNQEMQREAAEKRAAAGDAADDDDESGIYGVRLSPVSELYFESDSQAPCRQGSVVTTYTLLGIAVLVIVLAFINFVNFFFALVPVRIRTVNTFKVFGAPASSLRFNFVFEAFGLVLIALLAAWYVSFALQGTEFASYISASLALSQNLEVVGLVAVVAFVMALAASLYPAWYITSFAPALVVKGSFGGTRSGRRLRTLLLGVQFFISIGLIIATSFIRLQHDYMMHYDMGFDKENLLAVRLSERGAASYDALRQKLLSDPQVKDVTGATSRLVSVGRMGWGREFKGRQVAFQSYVVQPDFLRVMGIPITDGRDFLESDFDKELGTMIFNEAARREFEMQVGDRINGFVSPDEQIVGFCADFNFKPLQYGVSPFCFYLLPKKIQQENYWHLPHVVYVRMTPGADIAAVTAHIRRCIAEVDPRTEPGDIVVRVFDEELGLEYDNERKLTAIVGLFALLAVVIALMGVFGLVLFETQHRRREIAVRRVMGASRGEILAMFNRRYVMLVAVCFVLAVPVSIWAVRHWLAGFAYAVPLYWWVFALALAGVLAVTALTVTVRSWRAVNENPAESVKSE from the coding sequence ATGAAGATCGCATTTCGTAATTTTCTGACTACGCTGCGGCGCTACAAAATTTCGTCGCTGCTGAACGTCATAGGCCTGACGCTGGCATTTACCGCGTTCTACGTCATCATGACGCAGGTCTGGTGGGAGCTGGGTTACAACCGCTCGCTGCACGAAGCCGACCGTATTTATCTCGTGGAGAACGAGGACTGGTACGAGCCCGGGAAATGGTCGTCGTGGCTTAACCGGCCGGTGCCCGAGCGTGTCATCGCTTCGACGGCGGGGGTCGAAGTCGGGGGCTGCATGTGGGGTGGTTTCGGCTCCGGAACCTGTTGGACGAGCAACGAGCCTTCGTTCGGGTATAATAAGTTTTCTGCTTCCTGCGGTTCGGTATCGCTGCCTTTCCTCGATGTTTTCGCTTTCCGTTCGGTCGAGGGCGATGTGCATGACCTCGGAAAACCGAAGAGCGTCATCGTTTCCCGCGAGGCGGCCGAACGGATGCGGGTCGGCGTGGGCAGCCTCATATGGGTCGACACCGACGAACCCCAGCCCGACGGGGCGATGGAAGTCGTGGCGGTTTTCGAAGACTTTCCGGACAATTCGTTGCTGGGAGAGTGCGAGGTGGTGAAAAATCTGGGCGAAACGAACCTTTATACCACTTCGGAGTGGAGTTTCAATTATTTCGTCAAATTCAGGCCCGGTGCCGATCCCGACGAGTTTGCGCGCCAGTGGACGAACGTGAACCAGGAGATGCAGCGCGAGGCGGCCGAGAAACGTGCGGCGGCCGGGGACGCCGCAGATGACGACGACGAATCGGGTATCTACGGCGTGCGCCTTTCTCCGGTATCGGAACTCTATTTCGAGTCGGATTCACAGGCGCCCTGCCGGCAGGGGTCTGTCGTCACGACCTATACCCTGCTGGGTATTGCCGTGTTGGTTATCGTGCTGGCTTTCATCAACTTCGTCAACTTCTTCTTCGCGCTGGTGCCGGTGCGCATCCGTACCGTCAATACGTTCAAGGTCTTCGGCGCTCCCGCCTCGTCGCTGCGCTTCAATTTCGTTTTCGAGGCGTTCGGGCTCGTCCTGATCGCTTTGCTGGCGGCCTGGTACGTTTCCTTTGCCTTGCAGGGCACCGAATTCGCCAGCTACATTTCCGCATCGCTGGCGCTGTCGCAGAATTTGGAAGTCGTGGGGCTGGTAGCCGTTGTAGCTTTCGTCATGGCGCTCGCCGCCAGCCTCTACCCGGCGTGGTATATCACGTCGTTCGCCCCGGCGCTGGTCGTCAAGGGATCCTTCGGCGGAACCCGCAGCGGCCGCCGGCTGCGTACGCTGCTGCTGGGCGTGCAGTTCTTCATCTCCATCGGGCTGATCATCGCGACCAGTTTCATTCGCCTGCAACACGACTACATGATGCACTATGACATGGGTTTCGACAAGGAAAACCTCCTCGCCGTGCGGCTTTCCGAACGTGGGGCGGCAAGTTATGACGCCCTTCGGCAGAAACTTCTATCCGACCCTCAGGTAAAGGATGTTACGGGAGCTACGAGCCGTTTGGTGTCGGTCGGGCGTATGGGCTGGGGCCGGGAGTTCAAGGGCCGTCAGGTCGCTTTCCAGAGTTATGTCGTACAACCTGATTTCTTGCGCGTGATGGGTATCCCGATTACCGACGGACGCGATTTCCTGGAGAGCGACTTCGACAAGGAACTCGGAACGATGATTTTCAACGAAGCGGCGCGGCGGGAATTTGAAATGCAGGTCGGCGACCGTATCAACGGTTTCGTGTCGCCCGACGAGCAAATTGTAGGTTTCTGTGCCGATTTCAACTTCAAGCCCCTGCAATACGGTGTATCGCCCTTCTGTTTCTATCTTCTTCCGAAGAAAATCCAGCAGGAAAATTACTGGCACCTGCCTCATGTGGTCTATGTGCGGATGACGCCCGGAGCCGATATTGCGGCTGTTACCGCCCATATCCGCCGCTGTATCGCGGAGGTCGATCCCCGCACGGAGCCGGGCGATATCGTCGTCCGTGTTTTCGACGAGGAGCTGGGCCTCGAGTACGACAACGAACGCAAACTGACGGCCATCGTCGGGCTGTTCGCGCTGTTGGCCGTCGTGATCGCCCTGATGGGCGTCTTCGGGCTGGTGCTGTTCGAGACGCAGCACCGCCGCCGCGAAATCGCCGTGCGCCGGGTAATGGGGGCTTCGCGGGGCGAAATCCTCGCCATGTTCAACCGCCGCTACGTCATGCTGGTCGCCGTGTGTTTCGTGCTGGCCGTCCCGGTAAGCATCTGGGCCGTCAGGCACTGGCTCGCAGGCTTCGCCTATGCCGTGCCGCTGTACTGGTGGGTCTTTGCCCTGGCACTGGCGGGGGTGCTGGCCGTCACGGCTCTCACCGTCACCGTCCGCTCGTGGCGTGCCGTTAACGAAAACCCGGCCGAATCCGTGAAATCCGAATAA
- a CDS encoding porin, producing the protein MRMILPVLLLLGVIGAARAQQPDTQSATASVEELSAEIAALKAKTSTWDKVLAALPKISGYVQTGYEWSDNSSTFFIKRVRLNLAGAIAPKLDYRVQIEFASPKIVDAYLCYKPFDELNVQLGEYKLPFSIENTDYVPLRYEFIEYPLSLRKLMGFNDLCGLSATGRDMGAQLFGGFFKRDGYSILNYNFGVFNGEGLNVKDKNKSKDIVARLTVKPVAGLQFAGSYYWGEYGEDYLKRIRYGAGACYDYGRLVLRGEYICGTTGGLDSEGWYAVAGWRVARTLLPTVRYDTFLEDCSRGSSRQTNYTAGLTWQPVKYLRCQLDYTYEDFAARGVAGRNVVALMLSGIF; encoded by the coding sequence ATGAGAATGATTTTGCCCGTATTGCTGCTGCTCGGCGTAATTGGAGCCGCTCGTGCACAGCAACCCGACACACAATCCGCGACAGCTTCGGTTGAGGAACTTTCGGCGGAAATCGCGGCGCTCAAAGCCAAAACGTCCACCTGGGACAAAGTGCTGGCCGCCCTGCCGAAAATTTCGGGATATGTCCAGACCGGTTACGAATGGAGCGACAATTCGTCGACCTTTTTTATCAAACGCGTACGTCTGAACCTGGCGGGCGCCATCGCTCCGAAACTGGATTACCGTGTCCAGATCGAATTCGCTTCGCCGAAAATCGTCGACGCCTACCTGTGTTACAAACCGTTCGATGAGCTCAACGTCCAGCTGGGCGAATACAAGCTGCCTTTTTCGATCGAGAATACCGACTATGTGCCGCTCAGATATGAGTTCATCGAATACCCCCTTTCGTTGCGCAAACTGATGGGTTTCAACGACCTCTGCGGGCTTTCGGCCACTGGCCGCGACATGGGCGCGCAGCTGTTCGGAGGATTTTTCAAGCGCGACGGGTACAGTATCCTGAACTACAACTTCGGCGTTTTCAACGGCGAGGGGCTGAACGTCAAGGATAAGAACAAAAGCAAGGACATCGTGGCGCGCCTTACGGTCAAGCCCGTCGCCGGATTGCAGTTCGCGGGATCGTACTACTGGGGCGAGTACGGCGAGGATTACCTGAAGCGCATCCGTTACGGTGCCGGTGCCTGCTACGATTACGGGCGCCTCGTCCTGCGCGGCGAATACATCTGCGGCACGACGGGCGGCCTCGACAGCGAGGGGTGGTATGCCGTGGCCGGCTGGCGCGTGGCTCGGACATTGTTGCCGACGGTGCGGTACGATACCTTTCTCGAAGACTGCTCCCGCGGTTCGAGCCGCCAGACCAATTATACGGCCGGGCTTACGTGGCAACCTGTGAAATACCTGCGCTGCCAGCTGGATTATACCTACGAAGATTTCGCCGCGCGGGGTGTCGCCGGTCGCAATGTGGTGGCACTGATGCTCTCCGGCATATTTTAA
- a CDS encoding YeiH family protein gives MKKWMEQFRVEDWVVVWVSIPLLVLAAVAPSALPKVPATLLGGAAWSNIACLFAIVLVVLYAGCLMLRRPLRGLLASLVVVFAVSLLAQIVAKIPSVSYYGFESVFFSVLFGLLIRNVWHVPAWLKPAIQGEFYIKIGVVCLGATILFSDVMKSGVFGLVQACLVVAVVWFFAFRLSRRMKVDERSAMILSSGVSICGVSACITAARVAGGDDRKLSYIVSLVLIVVVPMIYLMPWLAHVILPHIFDDPHVVQEVAGAWIGGTIDTTSGVAASSMIVGEVANQHAVIIKAAQNVLIGVVAFFIALYLSTRRGDKTGQAPSLGIVWEKFPKFIIGFVAASLVFSLLQGNGLFTADAKGKLAEPGVAKMFSTVFFSLAFVCVGLDTRLKDIVSRENRNLLWAFLAAQTFNIVVTLLIALVLFGVLKPMLG, from the coding sequence ATGAAAAAGTGGATGGAACAATTCCGGGTCGAGGACTGGGTGGTGGTCTGGGTGAGCATTCCCCTGCTGGTGCTGGCCGCGGTCGCACCTTCCGCGCTGCCCAAAGTCCCCGCGACGCTGCTGGGCGGCGCTGCGTGGAGCAATATCGCCTGTCTCTTCGCCATCGTGCTGGTGGTGCTCTATGCCGGGTGCCTGATGCTGCGGCGACCGCTCAGGGGGCTGCTTGCGTCGCTCGTGGTCGTCTTCGCCGTCTCGTTGCTGGCGCAGATCGTCGCCAAGATCCCCTCCGTGTCGTATTACGGCTTCGAATCGGTATTCTTTTCGGTGCTCTTCGGGTTACTGATCCGCAACGTGTGGCATGTTCCCGCGTGGCTGAAACCCGCGATCCAGGGTGAATTCTACATCAAGATCGGCGTCGTGTGCCTCGGTGCCACGATCCTCTTCAGCGATGTGATGAAATCGGGTGTCTTCGGCCTCGTGCAGGCCTGCCTGGTGGTCGCCGTCGTGTGGTTCTTCGCCTTCCGGCTTTCGCGCCGCATGAAGGTCGACGAACGCTCGGCGATGATCCTTTCGAGCGGCGTGTCGATCTGCGGCGTGTCGGCCTGTATCACGGCGGCCCGCGTGGCGGGCGGCGACGACCGGAAACTTTCGTACATCGTTTCGTTGGTACTGATCGTCGTCGTGCCGATGATCTATCTGATGCCGTGGCTGGCGCATGTGATCCTGCCGCATATTTTCGACGATCCGCATGTCGTGCAGGAGGTTGCCGGGGCGTGGATCGGCGGTACGATCGACACTACGTCGGGTGTCGCCGCATCGAGCATGATCGTGGGCGAGGTGGCCAACCAGCATGCCGTCATCATCAAGGCTGCGCAGAACGTACTGATCGGTGTGGTGGCGTTCTTCATCGCGCTTTACCTCTCGACACGCCGCGGCGATAAGACCGGGCAGGCCCCGTCACTGGGGATCGTGTGGGAGAAATTCCCCAAATTCATCATCGGATTCGTTGCCGCATCGCTGGTGTTCAGCCTATTGCAGGGAAACGGCCTCTTTACGGCCGATGCCAAGGGTAAACTTGCCGAGCCGGGTGTCGCCAAAATGTTCTCGACGGTATTCTTCTCGCTGGCCTTCGTCTGCGTGGGGCTCGATACGCGCCTCAAGGATATCGTTTCCCGGGAGAACCGCAATCTCCTGTGGGCGTTCCTCGCCGCCCAGACTTTCAATATCGTCGTTACGCTCCTCATCGCGCTCGTGCTGTTCGGCGTACTGAAACCGATGCTGGGATAA